The genomic segment caatattgccaatatttttgttgttcttgtaaaacagtgacattttttgtgtaaaattcagattataaaattgacaacattttaaagttttctcataaaactgacttttgtcgagtaaaactacgactcttttcataaaattgccagaaGTTTAagcttttcatgtaaaattgcgactgttattaagtaaaatgacgacttttattacaacacTGCCACAATacttagtttttcttgtgaaattgtgacctttttcttgtgaaattccaactcatttttcacaacaagcttttttatatttgcatagtatgtatatattattaatgttgtaaatacacatctagataaaaaaatgtatctagaaagggtggtcttaaaggcatttttcagaggtctcaagaaggtaacaaatacaatagtgtgtgtgtgtgtgtgtgtgtgtgtgtgtgtgtgtgtgtgtgtgtgtgtgtgtgtgtgtgtgtgagagacaaaGACAAAATGTCAACCAATCAAACTCATAAAGGTGTGGGTGTCTTCAAAGGTCAAATGTGAACCTGTCCTGACAGCGGGCCTGTCACAGAGCTGCAGATGAAGCGGCCAAAGAAAGCGTGTTGCCATGGAAACACTATCAACAGCCTGCAGGCCCGTGTGGAGGACATCTAACAGAAGGAGGACAAAAGAAGCTCAGCTCGTCTCCAAGTGCTTTTATTGAAAGCGACCGGGGAAAAGACACACAAGTCCATCAAGGTGGTCCCAAGTGGTCTGACACGGCAGGTGCCAAAGttctggaggaggaggaggagctcaGCAGGACGTGAAGGTTTTCCAGAAGAAGTTCTTGCAGCCAGCTTTTCTCTCGCGGGGCCCCAGAAGCTGACCCCCGCCGGCGGACCTCTCCAAGGCCACGTGGACGTCCCCCGGGTCCATTCCGGCCGCAAAACCCTCGTCCTCCACCACCTCGTTCTCCGTCTGCAGGAGGTCCGAGAGGAGGAGGTCGACCAGCGAGGCGTGAAGCACGTCCTgaatttggagagaaaaaaaccCCGCCGCCGGTCAAGGACGAGAAGGACCCCCCTTCCCCTGAAAAGAGAGTCTCACCTCTTTGGAGAGCATCAGGTGCTTGCCCTCCCGGCGCGGGACGGCGGCGACGGCGCAGAGGGACAGCAGGAGCACGAGGAGGCGCGAGGAGGAGCACATCTTGGTaccgtttgtgcgtgtgtgtgtgtgtgtgtgagagtgtgtgtgtgtgtgtgagtgtgtgtgtgagagagggcTTATCCCGCCGGAGCGGCTTTTAAAGACGCGCGCTGGcgtcatgatgatgatgatgatgatgatgatgacgttgCCGCCCCCCCCACCAACACTTTAGTTTAATGAGGCATCTTCATGCACTTTGTCTTCTTTCTCTCCAGGatgcccaacacacacacacacacacacacacacacacacacacacacacacacacacacacacacacacacacacacacacacacacacattgtattttttaccttcttgagacctccgaaaaatgcctacctctttaagaccaccctttctagatacattttttatctatatgtgtatttacaacattaataatatatacatactatgcaattataaaaaagcttgtgaaaaatgagttggaatttcacaagaaaaaggacacaatttcacaagaaaaactgacaaTTGAAAAATTGTGGCAGTGTTATAAttgaaagtcgtcattttacttgacgcaagtccaaatttgacaggaaaaactgaaaatttgtgcgatattgtgataaaagttggaattttccaagaaaagctta from the Nerophis lumbriciformis linkage group LG17, RoL_Nlum_v2.1, whole genome shotgun sequence genome contains:
- the sst1.1 gene encoding somatostatin 1, tandem duplicate 1, with the translated sequence MCSSSRLLVLLLSLCAVAAVPRREGKHLMLSKEDVLHASLVDLLLSDLLQTENEVVEDEGFAAGMDPGDVHVALERSAGGGQLLGPRERKAGCKNFFWKTFTSC